In Haloterrigena turkmenica DSM 5511, a single genomic region encodes these proteins:
- a CDS encoding FAD-dependent oxidoreductase: MTDTFVIVGGDAAGMAAASKARREDPDLEIVVFEKGEWVSYGACGLPYYVKGEIQSLESLVSVTPEEFREERDIDLRTGHEVVEIDPDARTVTAEGDGGEVVQPYDHLLLATGAEAVAPPIDGTELEGVYTLGSMSDGKELREYVARARDGESFQQADRGPACRYLEDCSGPVGVVGGGYIGLEMAEALAANGFEVHLFQRSDRVLTGFSEATSEAVADHLRERDVALSLGSEVLELAGSEASEASDGASSDRTQSDDAAEVEAVVTADDRVPVEMVLLGTGVRPRTGLAEDAGIELGPTGAIATDAYRETNRPDVYAAGDCAEATHVVTGEPTHVPLALTANRHGRAVGQTVTGTPVEGGGVAGTAAVKVFDVEAARTGILDHDEARAAGFEPVSETITAKSRAGYYPEGGEVTITLTADRDSGRVLGASLVSEYGEGAVHRSHAIVAALTEGTTVSELENYDLAYAPPFNTTWDPVLVAAKVLGGDLRE, from the coding sequence ATGACGGACACCTTCGTCATCGTCGGCGGCGACGCCGCCGGCATGGCCGCGGCGAGCAAGGCCAGACGCGAGGACCCGGACCTCGAGATCGTCGTCTTCGAGAAAGGCGAGTGGGTCTCCTACGGCGCCTGCGGCCTGCCCTACTACGTCAAAGGCGAGATTCAGTCGCTCGAGTCGCTGGTCTCGGTGACGCCCGAGGAGTTCCGCGAGGAGCGTGATATCGACCTGCGGACGGGCCACGAGGTTGTCGAGATCGATCCCGACGCACGGACGGTCACTGCCGAAGGCGACGGCGGTGAGGTCGTCCAGCCGTACGACCACCTGCTGCTCGCGACGGGCGCCGAGGCCGTCGCGCCGCCGATCGACGGCACCGAACTCGAGGGCGTCTACACGCTCGGCTCGATGAGCGACGGAAAGGAACTCCGCGAGTACGTGGCTCGAGCGCGGGACGGCGAGTCGTTCCAGCAGGCCGACCGCGGGCCGGCCTGCCGGTATCTCGAGGACTGTTCGGGTCCGGTCGGCGTCGTCGGCGGGGGGTACATCGGCCTCGAGATGGCGGAGGCGCTGGCCGCGAACGGGTTCGAGGTGCACCTGTTCCAGCGCAGCGACCGCGTTCTGACGGGATTCAGCGAGGCGACCAGCGAGGCGGTGGCCGATCACCTCCGGGAGCGGGACGTCGCGCTCTCTCTCGGAAGCGAGGTCCTGGAACTCGCCGGCAGCGAGGCCAGCGAGGCGTCCGACGGCGCCTCGAGCGATCGGACACAGTCCGATGACGCCGCCGAAGTCGAGGCGGTCGTCACCGCGGACGATCGGGTTCCGGTCGAGATGGTCCTGCTCGGGACCGGCGTGCGACCGCGGACGGGCCTCGCCGAGGACGCGGGGATCGAACTGGGGCCGACGGGCGCGATCGCGACCGACGCCTACCGCGAGACGAACCGGCCCGACGTCTACGCCGCCGGCGACTGCGCGGAGGCGACCCACGTCGTGACGGGCGAACCGACCCACGTCCCGCTGGCGCTGACCGCCAACCGACACGGCCGCGCGGTCGGACAGACCGTCACCGGGACGCCGGTGGAGGGCGGCGGCGTCGCCGGCACGGCGGCCGTCAAGGTCTTCGACGTCGAGGCGGCGCGGACCGGCATCCTCGACCACGACGAGGCCCGCGCGGCCGGCTTCGAGCCGGTCAGCGAGACGATCACGGCGAAATCCCGCGCGGGCTACTACCCCGAGGGCGGCGAGGTGACGATCACGCTGACCGCCGACCGCGACTCCGGCCGGGTCCTCGGCGCGAGTCTGGTCAGCGAGTACGGCGAGGGGGCGGTCCACCGCAGTCACGCGATCGTCGCCGCCCTCACGGAGGGAACCACCGTCTCCGAACTCGAGAACTACGATCTGGCGTACGCGCCGCCGTTCAACACTACGTGGGACCCGGTGCTCGTCGCCGCGAAGGTACTCGGCGGCGACCTGCGGGAGTAG
- the fabG gene encoding 3-oxoacyl-ACP reductase FabG: protein MSAETIDRSAELERPARQPLAGRTCLVTGGSRGIGRGIARELGRYGATVIVNYRSSEADAHAVADAITEADTDGTAHPVRADVTDRDAVDAMRESVADAFGPIDVLVNNAGITADRTFANMTAEDWHRVVDVSLNGAFNCTKAFYDDLASAPNGRIISVSSVIGKQGNVGQANYAAAKSGLFGFTRSLALELAGTGTTANCIAPGFTRTEMIESIPETVRDDLREDIPLERFATVEEIAGLVRYLASEQSGYVTGEVIDVNGGIDL, encoded by the coding sequence ATGAGCGCGGAGACGATCGACCGCTCGGCCGAACTCGAACGCCCGGCCCGCCAGCCGCTCGCGGGGCGAACGTGTCTGGTGACCGGCGGCTCGCGCGGGATCGGACGCGGCATCGCTCGAGAGCTCGGTCGGTACGGCGCGACCGTGATCGTCAACTACCGATCCTCTGAGGCCGACGCCCACGCGGTCGCCGACGCGATCACCGAGGCCGACACCGACGGGACGGCCCATCCGGTACGGGCCGACGTCACCGACCGCGACGCGGTCGACGCGATGCGCGAGTCGGTCGCCGACGCGTTCGGCCCGATCGACGTCCTCGTCAACAACGCGGGAATCACGGCCGACCGCACGTTCGCGAACATGACCGCCGAGGACTGGCACCGCGTCGTCGACGTCTCGCTCAACGGCGCATTTAACTGCACGAAGGCGTTCTACGACGACCTCGCCTCCGCCCCGAACGGCCGGATCATCAGCGTCTCGAGCGTGATCGGCAAGCAGGGGAACGTCGGTCAGGCCAACTACGCTGCGGCCAAGAGCGGCCTCTTCGGTTTTACCAGATCGCTCGCGCTCGAGTTGGCCGGAACGGGGACGACGGCCAACTGCATCGCCCCGGGGTTCACGCGGACGGAGATGATCGAGTCCATTCCCGAGACCGTTCGGGACGACCTACGCGAGGACATCCCGCTCGAGCGGTTCGCGACCGTCGAGGAGATCGCCGGGCTCGTCCGCTATCTCGCGAGCGAGCAGTCGGGGTACGTCACCGGCGAAGTGATCGACGTCAACGGCGGTATCGATCTCTGA
- a CDS encoding HTH domain-containing protein yields MPAGEFESQSASPFAPIVDTDPDASLRVDCYVRATVPPAITATIDDVIERFRELDEHDVIDDHRVTHWPPEYRSAAGSTGENGSSRDELVAEFERWAARNGHSLEPAFRRQAVPPSPLDAGLDEPRERVRVPVVALAISEVEADAATADAVDADAASLRGVVPYTERPSSERSRTYTVNDLLSIVEAAEESARPETRQPEGATPLEGRR; encoded by the coding sequence ATGCCTGCCGGTGAGTTCGAGTCCCAGTCTGCGTCCCCGTTCGCGCCGATCGTCGATACCGATCCGGATGCGAGTCTCCGGGTCGACTGTTACGTCCGGGCGACCGTTCCGCCGGCTATCACTGCGACCATCGACGACGTCATCGAGCGATTCCGAGAGCTCGACGAACACGACGTGATCGACGACCACCGGGTGACTCACTGGCCGCCCGAGTACCGCTCGGCCGCCGGATCGACCGGTGAAAACGGATCGAGCCGCGACGAACTCGTCGCCGAATTCGAACGCTGGGCCGCCCGGAACGGCCACTCGCTCGAGCCGGCGTTCCGTCGACAGGCGGTTCCGCCGTCGCCGCTCGACGCCGGCCTCGACGAGCCGCGCGAGCGAGTTCGGGTTCCGGTCGTCGCGCTGGCGATTTCCGAGGTCGAAGCGGATGCGGCGACCGCGGACGCCGTCGACGCGGACGCGGCGTCGCTTCGGGGCGTCGTCCCGTATACGGAACGACCGTCGTCGGAGCGATCGCGGACGTACACCGTCAACGATCTGCTCTCCATCGTCGAAGCGGCCGAGGAGAGCGCTCGTCCGGAGACGCGCCAGCCGGAAGGAGCGACGCCGCTGGAGGGGCGTCGATGA